A genomic stretch from Acetobacter ascendens includes:
- a CDS encoding glycine--tRNA ligase subunit alpha, translating to MWRGYKRDARSPAQEELHHGLPSLPVRRMGLYGVPARSMYELYYNLTYRSSTLIMDPASPRPTERPLSFQDLILTLHQFWSKQGCAILQPYDQEIGAGTLSPHTTLRALGSKPWKAAYVQPCRRPSDGRYGENPNRLQHYYQYQVLLKPSPEESQKLLLDSYRAIGIDPELHDIRFVEDDWENPTIGAWGLGWEVWCDGMEVTQFTYFQQVGGIPVTLPSTELTYGLERLAMYVQGVENVYDLDYNGAGLTYGDVFLRAEKDYSRHNFELANTDLLFQHFTDAEKESVALAEAGVAQPAYDQCLKASHLFNLLDARGVISVSERAAYIARVRNLAKLCCETWLAGEDK from the coding sequence ATGTGGCGCGGATACAAGCGTGATGCAAGAAGCCCTGCGCAGGAAGAATTGCACCATGGCCTGCCTTCTCTTCCGGTTCGGCGCATGGGGCTGTATGGTGTGCCCGCACGCAGTATGTATGAGCTGTATTATAACCTAACCTACCGGAGTAGCACCCTGATCATGGACCCGGCGTCTCCCCGCCCCACTGAGCGGCCTCTTTCCTTTCAGGATCTTATCCTGACCCTTCACCAGTTCTGGTCCAAACAGGGATGCGCCATTCTCCAGCCCTATGATCAGGAAATTGGCGCGGGCACCCTTTCCCCCCACACCACCTTGCGTGCACTTGGCAGCAAGCCGTGGAAAGCGGCCTATGTACAGCCCTGCCGCCGCCCGTCTGATGGCCGGTATGGGGAAAACCCAAACCGCTTGCAGCACTATTATCAGTATCAGGTTCTGCTTAAGCCCTCGCCGGAAGAAAGCCAGAAACTGCTGCTGGACAGCTACCGCGCTATCGGGATTGACCCGGAACTGCACGATATCCGCTTTGTGGAAGATGACTGGGAAAACCCCACCATCGGCGCATGGGGCCTTGGCTGGGAAGTCTGGTGCGATGGCATGGAAGTCACGCAGTTTACGTACTTCCAGCAGGTCGGCGGTATTCCCGTAACCCTGCCTTCTACCGAACTGACATACGGGCTGGAACGTCTGGCCATGTATGTGCAGGGCGTAGAGAACGTGTACGATCTGGATTACAATGGCGCGGGCCTGACCTACGGAGATGTATTCCTGCGGGCCGAGAAAGATTATTCCCGCCATAATTTTGAGCTGGCAAATACAGACCTGCTGTTCCAGCATTTTACAGATGCGGAAAAAGAAAGCGTTGCGCTGGCCGAAGCCGGTGTGGCCCAGCCTGCATATGACCAGTGCCTGAAGGCCAGCCATCTGTTCAATCTGCTGGATGCGCGCGGCGTTATCAGCGTGAGCGAACGTGCCGCCTATATTGCCCGAGTGCGTAATCTGGCCAAGCTATGCTGTGAAACCTGGCTGGCTGGCGAGGACAAGTAA